The Sorex araneus isolate mSorAra2 chromosome X, mSorAra2.pri, whole genome shotgun sequence DNA segment TCTGCCCCCACCGCTGCCTGCAGACCAGCCTCTGGGAGCGGAACCGGAACCAACCCGGAGCCCCAGAAAGGAGCCCCGCGCACTTCCTGCAGGTGGCAGGCGGCACCGACCTGGTGGAGTTCTAGCGGCCCCGGGCACTAGCCGACACGGAGcgttcccctccctccttccagccccgAGCCCGGCAGCCCTAGCGGGGTCACGGGGGTCCAGCTCCACACCCCACCACTTCGTCTCCCGGGCCCTTCATCCCAGGGGCCACTGATGGCCCGAACTCGGGCACATTCCCAAGGCCCAGGCAGCTGCCCAGAGGAGAGCCGAGTGCCCCCTTCTCCTGAGCTTGGGAGGTGCAGGGCCCACTCGGCGCTCACTGTGTCCCGCCCAGGATGCCCACGGCACCATCTGCCTGCCATGCCCGCTGCAGCTGCAAGTGATGGCCTTTGCCTTCCTGCGGAAagacccctccccttcccctttagGGGCCCAGGGTCCCTCCGCGCCTGTCCGATGCGAAGTCGGCTGAGACAGAGAACAATTTCCCAGACTTTACTGTAAGAACCCGTCGCCCGCGCCACCACCAGCATCAGCCCACGCGCGCCTCCCTTGGGGCTGGGCCTGGACACCGGGCAGCGCGGCTCCCCCCGGGGGGCTTCACAGCAGAGTGGCCTGTTCCGGGTGCGGGGCCGGCTGTCTGCAGGCCAGCAGGCGGGTCCTGGCTGCATCGCGGCGGCGGCGGAAGGCCAGGAACTCCTCCCGGAGGGCAGCGCAGCGAGCCTCGGGCCCGGGGGCTCGCGCGGCGTGCGGGAGGCAGCCCCGCTCCGGGGTCTTTGCACCTGCAAAGGGGGCCACACGCGGGAGTGGGGGAGAGCGCCCAGGACGCTGGGCTGGGTCCCGGGGACCGGGCGGGGAGGCCAGGGCGCTCTCACCCTGCTCAGGTTCTGCCTCAAGGGGCAGCCGGGGGACAGCAGAGCCCCAGGACACGGGCTCCTGCAGTTCTAGGTCCCCAGGGAACTCTGAGTCCCACTCATAGTTCTCGTCCACAGACGTGTTcctcctgggggaagggggggacaGAGAGGGTGAGGAGCCCAGGTCCCTCCACCCCGGGGGTTTGCAGGGgtgcggcagggcggggccgggacaCCCTCACCTCTTGCACACGGTCAGCACCTGCTCCCTCCGAGACCACCTCTCCGGGCCGCTGGCCCAGCTGCCCGTGTCTCCAGGAGGGGGACTGAGGTAGCTGCCCCCTGCAGAGGGGGCGGTGGAGGGGGGGCGCAGGAAGGAGGCGCTGCCCCGGCCGCTGCTCTGGCTAGCCAGGCTGCCCCGGGGAGCGGCAGGGAGGACGCTGGAAAGCAGCCGCTCCCGCAGCGTCCACTCAGCAAGCGCCCCCGAGGGGGGCTCAGGGGCGGCCCCTGGCAATGCCACAGGGGAGTCCAAGGAAGGGGGCAGAGACGAgcgggggcagggccgggtgTCCATGTAATCCGGGGTCCGCTTGGGGGCGGGCTCCCCCAAGGGGGGCCAGTCTCTGTCCACGTTCATCTCGCGGAAGAAGGGCAGGCTGAGGTACTGGAGCAGCGCTGCAGGCGGGTCCCGAGGGGGCGGCCCCACCGGGCTGATGTCCGAGATACAGAGTGGCCGCGGCTGCCcgctggggctgctgctgctgcagtcACAGGGCCTGGCAGGAGGCGGCCCCTGGCCGGACCCCAGCCTTTCCTGGGGGGCCCCCGCCTCGGGGGCCATCACAAAGCGCCCATCCGGCCCCCGGGAAATGGGCTCCAAGGGCAAGTGTCCCCGGCTTGGAGGGGGGTCcggagcggggctgggggcccccgggGACTCCCCCCAGAGCAGGCTCTGGCGCAGGCTGGGCACCGGCGAGGCCTGGAGCTTGAGCTTGGTCACGCTGTCTGGAGTGGCCGGGTGGGGGTCGGAGCTGGGGAGGGACGGGAGatcagggtgtgggggagggcttGGAGTGGGATAGAGCAGACAGGGCGAGCGAGCCACGCCAGGAGCCGCTGGGGGCAGGAGGCCGCGGTCCCTGGCCCAGGGGACTGGGGGGCAGCCAGGCAGGAAGAGCGCAAAGGCGGACACCTGCAGGAAGgcagggggcggcgcgggggcacTCACTGTGCGGCCGCCTTCCGGGGCGGAGAGAAGATGAGCGGGGGACCTGTcggggaaggaaaagggagacTCAGGCAACCTCAGGGCCGCACGCATCTGACCTCAGGCTCGGGACACGGGCACGCAGAGCGGTCTCCtccccgcgggggggggggggggggggggcttaggggcgTGCCCCAACCCAGGGGTGTGGCCTCGGGGCAAGGTCTGCCCAAGGGGCGGTGATCTTCCCAGGGGCGTGTCCCAAGGCAGTGTGGCATTCACAGGGCGTGTCCTAAGGCTGATTGAAGGGGCGTGTCCCAAagtgggggcgtggcctctgtggAGCGAGTACCAATCACAAAGGCGTGCTCTTCCCAGGAACATATCTAGGGGCTgttgccttgcaggcggtcgacccaagttcaattcccagcatcccatagggtcccctgagcacggccaggggcaattcctgagtgcagagccaggagtaacccttgtgcatcccgggtgtgaccaaaaaaataaaaaaaacccaaccaggaACATATCCAGTAAGAGGGCCTCTGGGAGGCGTGTCCCAGCCCCAGGGGCGTGGCCTTCCTACGGGTGTGGGCCAATACCAAGGGTGTATCCTAGCCTGGGGGCGTGTCCCCCTAGGGTATGGGCCAATCCCATGACTGTATCCTTTCCAGGGGCGTGTCCCAAATTGGGGGTATGTCCCTTTTAGGAGTGTGGGCCTATCCCAAGGGTGTATCCTTCCCAGGGGCGTGTCCCAACGGCGGAGGGCGTGTCCTTCCCAGAGGTGTGTCTGGCAAGAGGGCGTGTCCCTCTAGGGGTATGGGCCAATCCCAAGAACGTATCCTTCCCAGGGGCAGGACCCAGACCTAGGGGCGTGCCCCCCAGGGGGTGTGGGCCAATCCGAAGAGCGTATCTTTCGCAGAAGCATGTCCCAACCCCAGGGGCCATGTTCATAGGGGCGTATCCCAAACGGGGGGCGTGTCCTTCCAAGGGGTGTGTGCCAATTCCCAAGAGTGTGTCCTTCCCAGGCGTGTCTCATCCTTAGGGGTCCTGTCCCAAACCCGGAGGGCAGCTATTTCTAGGGCCTGTCCCAACAGGGGGTGGCCTCAcacgggggtccctcctggggtgGGGCCTCGGGCGTACTTTTGGGCGTACCTTGGCGCAGGCGCTTGCGGTGGTGGCGCGCAGCGCGGCGCCGGTTCATAAGGCAGGCGGCGAGGGTGCTCACGAGGACAGCGACGGTCAGGAAGAGGACCCCGCCCAGCACGCCGGCCAGCACGGGCTGCGGCAGGAGGCCGGGCAGCTGCGTGCGTGACGGGTACACCTCCAGGCCTGGGGGCACGCGGGAGGGTGGGCGCGTGTCCGGGTAAGTgggctcctgccccctgccccgaggCCCCCCAAAGCCTCACCAGAAGTGGACACGTTGGCCGTGTTGCTGGGGCCGCTGACGTGGCCTCCCGCCAAGGCCATCAGGCGGAACTCGTAGAGAACatcctggggagggtgggggttgggggggatcaGCCCAGCTGGCCCGCCCCCTCGGGAGGTCAGGGTGAGTGGGAGGTGGGAAGGTGGCCAGACGGGACCCACACGCACCTTGATGAGCCCTGGCACCAGCAGCTGCCTGTCTGTGCCGACCACGGCGGGGTCCAGCACCTCCCAGCCCTGGGAGCCCGGCCGGCCCTCCAGGATGTAGCCGTCCAGCCTCTCAGGAACCTGTTCTGGGGGCTCCCAGTGCAGGAGGACCCCCCGGGGTGTCCTGGTGGCCACCAGGCGtcggggtggggacaggggctgCAGCGCGGCTGTGGGAGGCGGCCTGGGGGCCGTGGGTGTGGCCGGAAGCCCTGCACCGGGCAAACGGGCGTGAGGCAGGATTCCCAGCCCGTGACCCCCCACCGGCTGGTCCCTCCCGGGGCCCAGCGGCACCTGCAGGCACAGCCAGCACGATCTCGCTGAAGGGCCCGCTGCCCCGCTGGTTCTGGGCCAGGACACTGAACTGGTATGGAGCGTGTGGCTGCAGCCCCCCCACGAGCAGGTGTGCCGTCCCCACGGGCACCGCCAGGGACACCCAGTCGTGGTGTGCGCGCTCAGGACGTCTGGCTCTGGAGGATGTAGGAGGGGGTGGGGCCGTGAGCCaggaggggggggggcagacaCCCCGCCCAGGGCCAGCCTTCGGGCAGGGGCACTCACAGCTGGGTGTACCAGACACTGAACCTCTGCGGGGAGCCGCCATCGAACCCCGGCTCCCAGGAGACATTCGCACCCCGGGGCACAGGCGACACGGACACGTTGGTGACAGCATGGGGGCTGGTGcctgggagggagtgggggtcCTGAAGGGGGGGCGAGCTAAGGGGGCCTCCCCCACCCTAGGGTGACTCCCCTCCCCTGCTGAGGGTGGCCCGCTCTGCAGCCACGAACCTAGCACATAGATGGTGGTGGACACGGTTACCCGGGCCACGGCATTGCTGGCCGAGCACTCCCAGAGGCCATTCGCCTCCTTGGTCAGCGGCCGCAGGATGAGGCTGTTGTTGCCGTCCACGTGGGCCTGCATCCCCCTGCCCACCTGCAGAGCCAGCGGTCAGCCAGGGACGCCGGGCTCCCCATCAGAGCACGGGGCGGGGGCCTGGTGGGCGGggaaggaggggcggggggtcTTGCCTTGGCCCAGGTGACGGCAGGGGGCGGGTCTCCGCGGGCTGAGCAGGGAATGAGCAGCTCCCGTCCCACTTCCTGGAAATATTCCTCCAGGGGCCTCTCGGTGAAAGCCGGGGGCGCCTGCAGGCAGAGCTGGtgttgggggggttgggtggAGCTGGAGGAGCCCCCAGGtgtgggcccagccctgccccaccttGAGGAGCACGCGGGTGATGGCCGAGGGCCCAGCGGTGCCCAGCCGGTTGTAGGGGGTGCAGGAGTACTCCCCCAGAGCGTCCTCATTCCCCACCATGACCACGAGCGAGCCTTCAGGGTCCTGCGACCAGCCGGGGAACTGTcgggagggagcaggggaagtGTGGGGTGGCGGGCGGAGACCCCCAGCAGagggccagcccctcccctccccgccgccggCGTGGAATTGGCCTTCTCCAGGCCCTGCTGAACCCAGCCTTGACCTTCagacagcgtgtgtgtgtgtgtgtgtgtgtgtgtgcgtgtatgtgtatatgtgtgagcaaCGTGTGTGTGAGCAGagcatgtgtgatgtgtgtgagtagcatgtgtgtgtgaggagagcatgtgtgatgtgtgagcagcattgtgtgtgtgagcagagcatgtgtgatgtgtgtgtgagtagcatgtgtgtgtgtgagcagagcatgtgtgatgtgtgtgtgagcagagcatgtgtgatgtgtgagcagcatgtgtgtgtgagcagagcatgtgtgatgtgtgtgtgagcagcatgtgtgtgtgagcagagcatgtgtaatgtgtgtgtgtgagcagcatgtgtgtgtgagcagcgCGTGTATGTGGGcagagcgtgtgtgtgtgagtagcgtgtgtatgtgtgagcagcatgtgtgtgagcagcatgtgtgtgagcagagcatgtgtgtgtgagcagcatgtgtgtgtgagcagtgtgtgtgtgagcagcatgtgtgtgtgagcagcgTATGTGTGAgcagagcatgtgtgtgagcagagcatgtgtgtgagcagagcatatgtgtgtgtgagcagagcATGTATGTGTGAGCAGAGCATATGTGTGAgcagagcatgtgtgtgtgagcagagcatatgtgtgtgtgtgtgtgtgtgtgtgctgctgcCCATCCCTGAGGTTGTGCCCGCCTGGAACCGGGCTCTCTGCCCCTGTCTCGTGCCGCCCCACACTGCCCCTGCGTGCGTGTGCCCGGTCCCCTGGTGGCAGTTAAGTCCTTCCCCCGTCCCCGCTGGTACCTTGTCCAGCCGCAGGACCTGCCCGTCCTTGGTCCAGCTGACAAAGAGCAGTGGTGGGTTGGCCCTGGCCGGGCAGCGGATCACGCCGGGCATCCCGATGGGCAGGGGCGTCTCCGGAGGCATCGCGGTCACCTGCGCTGGgtctggggagcagggaggggcaggctggggggggaggACGGTGgagcagaggctgggggtgggcgggcagcgggcaggggcacTCACAGAGGACGGTGAGGAAGGCGGAGGCCGAGGGCGGCGGGGGGAGGCCGTTGCTGGGCACGCAGGTGTAGCGGCCGCCGTCCTCGGGCTGCACTGCTCGCAGCCACAGGCTGCCGTCCACCAGGATCCGCACTCGGGCCTGCAGGCGGCTGCAGCGGGCGGTCCTGCATGAGCAGGGCGCCTCACAGCTCCCGGGCCCCCGGCGCCCTGACCTACCTGGGGTGGAAGACGTTGGTGCCATCGTGGAACCAGCTGTAGGTGAGGTTGGCCGGGTAAGCCTCGGCCCGGCAGGCCAGGGACACATCTCGGGAGGCATTAACCGTGCGGTTCTCGGGGGGCACCACGATGAGGGGGGGCCCTGCGGCACGCAAGAGGGGCTCAGCCCGGCTTCCCAGAGCCCGGGGTGGGCACGCAGGGGTCTGAGGGCGCCCAGACAAAGCCAGGAGGGGTCTGGGGGGCTGTGAGGTCACTCCAGCAGCGCAGTGTGGCCCCTGTGTGATGGACAGTGGGGCCTCCCCGGGCTGGGAGAAGCCCCGGTCTCTCTCCTGCGGggccccaccagcctgcctggTGCTCCCCAAGGCCCCTCCGAGGGATGGTCCCGGGCACTGCCGTGTCCGCCCACGGGGCCAGCAgccactctcacacacacacctaacaCCAGCAGCTGAGTGGTGTGGGCGGCGCTGCCCTCGGGGCTGGAGGCCCGGCACGTGTAGGCGCCGGCGCTGCCCCGTCGCACCTGCGGGATCCGCAGCGTCCCGTTCTGCACCTGCGCGGCGAGAGCCGGGCGCCGTCAGCCCTGCGCTTCCCGCGCCgcccagcagagggcagcagcaCCGCTCCGCCGCGAAGGCCCCTCCCAGGCCGCCGCCCGGCTGCCCACCTGCTCAGCGTGGACCCAGCGCCAGCCTCACCTGCACGTGGCCCTGACCCTGGCCCAGGTCCTGTCCTCCAAGCATCCAGGTGACCTGAGGCTGGGGGCTGCCACGGGCCACGCAGTGCAGCGTCAGGGGCTCCAGCTCCCGCACCTCCAGCACCCTGGGGGGCGTCTCCAAGAACCGAGGGGGTGCTGCAGGAGAGGCACCAGGTCCGCCCAGAGAGCAGGGTCCAGGGCCCAGCTCCCACCAGGGACACGGCCTGCTGCAGGCAGCCAGGGGGATGTATTgcgtccccagcccccagcaacgAGCTCTTTGCTTCCACCCAAGGGGCTGCAAGGGCACCAAGGaaggacccccagccccctccccaccacagctCACAGTGGGGACCCCCAGCATCCGTGCCGCCACGTACAGTTCACGGTGAGGTGCACCCAGGAGCCGTTGGCCGCCTCGTCCGGGCTTGGCCGGTCCAGGAACAGCACCCGGCACTCGTACCAGCCCTGGTCCTCAGCCCGGAGCCCCTCAATGTAGAGAGAGGCCCCTCTCTGCAGCTGGACCCGCCCTGGAgaggagcctgggtcagctgggcTTGGGGCCCAGGACCCCAGAGTGGACAGAGGAACTGAGGGCAGCGATCCACAGTGGACAGGGAAAGAGGCAGTGAATGGAGCCCTGGAACCCCCCATGGACCAGCACGGGGATAGCCTCCTGGAATCCACCTCACATCAGTGGTCTACGTGCCTGAGGATGATGGGAGCGCCCCCCATCCTGAAagccgtccccccccccccccgtctgcccACATGCATCACCCCTACAGGCATGCGGAGTCAGGAgaccctccctccagcctccacAGCCT contains these protein-coding regions:
- the IGSF9 gene encoding protein turtle homolog A isoform X1; the protein is MFAAESWRGRPGRTVHCPAGARLAVGSAFLPRAALVAPPRRAPWVGEQPGRGVRGGCAGSWGAAPAGQLGGCTCWPAQPGAASCPVQALSAGLLAARLCGHGTRPSCSFPSAPGGGRARGVSPAPLPQGLSVQHPNLTPARPGLPLPSDWLPFSCSPASAPPAIEPVQRETLTARGGPRGALPSCTPPRGLWAPAMVGCRSLALLSLLVCQGANGRGTPEVKPVVGRAGDGALLGCDLPPPTSRPPLHVIEWRRLGFLLPIFIQFGLYAPRVDPEYLGRVQLQRGASLYIEGLRAEDQGWYECRVLFLDRPSPDEAANGSWVHLTVNSPPRFLETPPRVLEVRELEPLTLHCVARGSPQPQVTWMLGGQDLGQGQGHVQVQNGTLRIPQVRRGSAGAYTCRASSPEGSAAHTTQLLVLGPPLIVVPPENRTVNASRDVSLACRAEAYPANLTYSWFHDGTNVFHPSRLQARVRILVDGSLWLRAVQPEDGGRYTCVPSNGLPPPPSASAFLTVLYPAQVTAMPPETPLPIGMPGVIRCPARANPPLLFVSWTKDGQVLRLDKFPGWSQDPEGSLVVMVGNEDALGEYSCTPYNRLGTAGPSAITRVLLKAPPAFTERPLEEYFQEVGRELLIPCSARGDPPPAVTWAKVGRGMQAHVDGNNSLILRPLTKEANGLWECSASNAVARVTVSTTIYVLGTSPHAVTNVSVSPVPRGANVSWEPGFDGGSPQRFSVWYTQLARRPERAHHDWVSLAVPVGTAHLLVGGLQPHAPYQFSVLAQNQRGSGPFSEIVLAVPAGLPATPTAPRPPPTAALQPLSPPRRLVATRTPRGVLLHWEPPEQVPERLDGYILEGRPGSQGWEVLDPAVVGTDRQLLVPGLIKDVLYEFRLMALAGGHVSGPSNTANVSTSGLEVYPSRTQLPGLLPQPVLAGVLGGVLFLTVAVLVSTLAACLMNRRRAARHHRKRLRQGPPLIFSPPRKAAAHSDPHPATPDSVTKLKLQASPVPSLRQSLLWGESPGAPSPAPDPPPSRGHLPLEPISRGPDGRFVMAPEAGAPQERLGSGQGPPPARPCDCSSSSPSGQPRPLCISDISPVGPPPRDPPAALLQYLSLPFFREMNVDRDWPPLGEPAPKRTPDYMDTRPCPRSSLPPSLDSPVALPGAAPEPPSGALAEWTLRERLLSSVLPAAPRGSLASQSSGRGSASFLRPPSTAPSAGGSYLSPPPGDTGSWASGPERWSRREQVLTVCKRRNTSVDENYEWDSEFPGDLELQEPVSWGSAVPRLPLEAEPEQGESALASPPGPRDPAQRPGRSPPLPRVAPFAGAKTPERGCLPHAARAPGPEARCAALREEFLAFRRRRDAARTRLLACRQPAPHPEQATLL
- the IGSF9 gene encoding protein turtle homolog A isoform X6, which codes for MFAAESWRGRPGRTVHCPAGARLAVGSAFLPRAALVAPPRRAPWVGEQPGRGVRGGCAGSWGAAPAGQLGGCTCWPAQPGAASCPVQALSAGLLAARLCGHGTRPSCSFPSAPGGGRARGVSPAPLPQGLSVQHPNLTPARPGLPLPSDWLPFSCSPASAPPAIEPVQRETLTARGGPRGALPSCTPPRGLWAPAMVGCRSLALLSLLVCQGANGRGTPEVKPVVGRAGDGALLGCDLPPPTSRPPLHVIEWRRLGFLLPIFIQFGLYAPRVDPEYLGRVQLQRGASLYIEGLRAEDQGWYECRVLFLDRPSPDEAANGSWVHLTVNSPPRFLETPPRVLEVRELEPLTLHCVARGSPQPQVTWMLGGQDLGQGQGHVQGPPSSWCPPRTARLMPPEMCPWPAGPRLTRPTSPTAGSTMAPTSSTPAACRPECGSWWTAACGCEQCSPRTAAATPACPATASPRRPRPPPSSPSSLDQGRAGPAAGQGAPGFHREAPGGIFPGSGTGAAHSLLSPRRPAPCRHLGQGGQGDAGPRGRQQQPHPAAADQGGEWPLGVLGQQCRGPGNRVHHHLCARARRPERAHHDWVSLAVPVGTAHLLVGGLQPHAPYQFSVLAQNQRGSGPFSEIVLAVPAGLPATPTAPRPPPTAALQPLSPPRRLVATRTPRGVLLHWEPPEQVPERLDGYILEGRPGSQGWEVLDPAVVGTDRQLLVPGLIKDVLYEFRLMALAGGHVSGPSNTANVSTSGLEVYPSRTQLPGLLPQPVLAGVLGGVLFLTVAVLVSTLAACLMNRRRAARHHRKRLRQGPPLIFSPPRKAAAHSDPHPATPDSVTKLKLQASPVPSLRQSLLWGESPGAPSPAPDPPPSRGHLPLEPISRGPDGRFVMAPEAGAPQERLGSGQGPPPARPCDCSSSSPSGQPRPLCISDISPVGPPPRDPPAALLQYLSLPFFREMNVDRDWPPLGEPAPKRTPDYMDTRPCPRSSLPPSLDSPVALPGAAPEPPSGALAEWTLRERLLSSVLPAAPRGSLASQSSGRGSASFLRPPSTAPSAGGSYLSPPPGDTGSWASGPERWSRREQVLTVCKRRNTSVDENYEWDSEFPGDLELQEPVSWGSAVPRLPLEAEPEQGESALASPPGPRDPAQRPGRSPPLPRVAPFAGAKTPERGCLPHAARAPGPEARCAALREEFLAFRRRRDAARTRLLACRQPAPHPEQATLL